The proteins below are encoded in one region of Mangifera indica cultivar Alphonso chromosome 7, CATAS_Mindica_2.1, whole genome shotgun sequence:
- the LOC123221666 gene encoding CRIB domain-containing protein RIC4-like, protein MMRDRMERFVLLPFSVGCVSESSVAVAVQRQPPQRRSSWSKPAAAEIKNTSNAIKNRDEDEESLSSESMKSSSFRFLSNSKPDLSTGFHRLCKSFKNFSQLFVYKEEEMEEVEKEIEIGFPTDVKHVTHIGLDGCTTTTTTTNNTQNSNSIKWENLMAAGLLSFNQFDQFSTAPADDGNEEREALPERAQVKKKKKNLNHFFNQLN, encoded by the exons ATGATGAGGGATAGAATGGAGAGatttgtcttgcttcctttttcTGTTGGGTGTGTTTCTGAATCCAGCGTTGCGGTGGCTGTTCAGCGGCAGCCACCGCAGCGGAGATCGTCGTGGTCAAAGCCAGCTGCTGCAGAGATTAAGAACACTTCCAATGCAATAA AGAACcgggatgaagatgaagaaagtCTATCAAGTGAAAGCATGAAGAGTAGTTCATTCAGGTTTCTGTCCAATTCAAAGCCTGATTTATCTACTGGTTTCCATAGGCTCTGTAAGAGCTTCAAAAACTTCTCTCAATTGTTTG TGTACAAGGAAGAAGAGATGGAAGAGGTAGAGAAAGAGATAGAAATAGGGTTTCCAACAGATGTGAAGCATGTCACCCACATTGGACTTGATGGTTgcacaacaacaacaacaacaacaaataatACTCAAAATAGTAATTCCATTAAATGGGAAAATCTCATGGCTGCTGGCCTCCTTTCTTTCAACCAATTTGATCAGTTTTCCACTGCACCTGCTGATGATGGTAATGAAGAAAGAGAAGCACTTCCTGAACGAGcacaagtgaagaagaagaagaagaatcttaatcatttttttaatcaactTAATTAA
- the LOC123220091 gene encoding GDT1-like protein 4 yields MGLCSNRSKRPILVALFAVLALSPIFAQAAFVDREDEDLGRSIKDLGRRGMIIRTNLDTDITAIGYNLNSGLGVFDAFVASFSMILVSEIGDETFIIAALMAMRHPKSTVLSGALTALIVMTVLSTGLGRIVPNLISRKHTNRAATVLYAFFGLRLLYIAWRSDPKSSQKKEMEEVEEKLEGGQGKSTIRRFFTRFCTPIFLESFILTFLAEWGDRSQIATIALATHKNAVGVAVGAMIGHTICTSLAVVGGSMLASKISQRTVATIGGLLFLGFSLSSYFYPPLEE; encoded by the exons ATGGGTTTGTGTTCAAACCGTTCAAAACGCCCCATTTTGGTAGCCCTTTTCGCTGTTTTGGCTCTGTCTCCGATCTTTGCTCag GCGGCCTTTGTTGATAGGGAGGATGAAGATTTAGGTCGGTCAATTAAAGATCTGGGCCGCCGTGGCATG ATTATCAGAACAAACCTTGACACTGATATTACTGCAATTGGTTATAATCTCAACTCTGGTCTTGGAGTATTTGATGCTTTTGTTGCAAGTTTTTCAATGATTCTTGTCAGCGAG ATCGGAGATGAAACTTTTATAATAGCAGCTCTGATGGCGATGCGTCATCCCAAGTCAACTGTTTTGTCAGGTGCTCTTACTGCCCTGATTGTTATGACT GTGCTTTCTACTGGACTTGGTAGGATTGTGCCAAATTTGATATCAAGGAAGCATACCAATAGAGCAGCTACAG TTCTTTATGCATTTTTTGGGTTGCGGTTACTTTACATAGCTTGGAGATCAGATCCAAAATCAAGTCAGAAAAAGGAAATGGAAGAA GTGGAAGAAAAGCTTGAGGGTGGGCAGGGGAAATCAACCATCCGCCGCTTCTTTACCAGATTTTGTACACCAATCTTTTTGGAG TCATTCATTTTGACGTTTTTAGCCGAGTGGGGAGATCGGAGCCAAATAGCAACAATTGCT TTGGCAACACATAAAAATGCCGTTGGAGTGGCAGTAGGTGCCATGATCGGACACACAATCTGTACATCATTGGCAGTGGTGGGAGGAAGCATGCTAGCATCAAAGATCTCGCAGCGCACAGTTGCTACAATTGGAGGCTTGCTCTTCCTTGGCTTTTCCTTGTCTTCATATTTCTATCCTCCCCTAGAAGAGTGA